In Leishmania mexicana MHOM/GT/2001/U1103 complete genome, chromosome 20, one genomic interval encodes:
- a CDS encoding putative adaptin translates to MNGAALIEQATFVTERAWEYASNTTSVFHKARSLVAGDAQFFSVAPRVDDLRRSLSSESLHDKRDGMKRIIAQMCKGGDMRHFFPDVVKNIHVPSIELRKLIYVFIVYYAEDCPNETLLSISAFQKDLLDPSMHVRALALRMLASLRILAIQPVVMVAVRKCAEDMAPLVRKTAALALVQMHTVARQELDRDTVRQLLRTFLSDRCPDVVGAAAMAYTRICPDEWDLVHGVYRRLCRILKDCEEWGQVVLLRLLLRYARLHFVDPSGPFAVKTARCSRGSSSLSGEETDSDDDDATSSSRSSFNMTPSRGRGAKTSNAAADAQVDPDLLLLLNSTRPLLWSMNSATVVAAIALLCHCGTRHFQEACVKPAMRLLNTCAEGHTAVLHVIYALLLLQRDAFLPYLKSFFLLPLDAADVRHTKLRILSRLVTPATWTEVSREFRSYLHQYNDAAVVEAIQGLAQAVQQYPPFAAHTVRLVTPLLSSRTSSPAVVAEAVAVLRVLVLQGTDPVCISRLACQLTLDIMDQRITESSAVATILWLTGENISRHPSMAAAAPDCFRVFAKRFGGLTSEVKRQVLTLGCKVWVHLQGNSELSERLKRVYHYVAELAKYDDDYIIRDEERLIEATFDRQSDTFAGVQTALLREKPLPDVNDPYADRAGLEIGTFSQLLGSTVRIYDPLPTWATEATDGALRRSIEEMNAAAAAVTMFESTSDEEESGSNSSSGTEGDESNDSDGAASSSDSYEYSYRGSSDVGDVSGKSSSASGGDAAALSGASAAQKVARGTGTVKVSPPKFTVKVTMQSAPPPTLPPVLAQVTVKAAEKTDAVPAVVPELPPSPETVMELHSAVEA, encoded by the coding sequence ATGAACGGTGCAGCGCTTATTGAGCAGGCCACTTTTGTCACGGAACGGGCGTGGGAGTATGCAAGCAACACGACCTCTGTCTTCCACAAAGCTCGCTCGCTTGTCGCCGGGGATGCACAGTTCTTCTCGGTTGCACCCAGAGTCGATGATCTTCGACGCAGCCTGAGCTCGGAGTCGCTCCATGACAAGCGCGATGGCATGAAGCGCATCATCGCGCAGATGTGCAAGGGAGGTGACATGCGCCACTTCTTTCCTGACGTAGTGAAGAACATTCACGTTCCCTCGATTGAACTGCGCAAGCTCATCTATGTTTTCATCGTCTACTATGCTGAAGACTGCCCCAACGAGACACTCCTGTCTATTTCTGCCTTCCAGAAGGACCTGCTCGACCCCAGCATGCATGTCcgcgccctcgccctccgcaTGCTCGCGTCGCTCCGCATTCTTGCCATTCAGCCGGTGGTGATGGTTGCCGTGAGGAAGTGCGCCGAGGACATGGCACCGTTGGTGCGCAAGACGGCCGCCCTCGCGCTTGTGCAGATGCACACAGTAGCTCGCCAGGAGCTGGACCGCGACACCGTGCGCCAGCTACTGCGAACGTTTCTGTCTGATCGCTGCCCTGACGTGGTCGGCGCAGCCGCGATGGCGTACACGAGGATCTGCCCGGATGAGTGGGACCTGGTGCACGGCGTGTACCGCCGACTGTGCAGGATTCTCAAGGATTGTGAGGAGTGGGGtcaggtggtgctgctgcgtctgTTGCTGCGCTACGCTCGTCTGCACTTCGTGGACCCCAGTGGGCCATTTGCGGTCAAGACTGCCCGATGCAGCCGTGGCTCCTCGAGTCTCAGTGGGGAAGAAACGGACAGTGATGATGACGACGCAACGTCCTCGTCTCGCTCCTCCTTCAACATGACACCGTCACGGGGGCGTGGCGCCAAGAcgagcaacgccgccgcggatGCACAGGTGGACCCagatctgctgctgcttctcaaCTCGActcggccgctgctgtggagcATGAACAGCGCTACTGTGGTCGCGGCCATCGCGCTCTTATGCCACTGCGGCACACGACACTTTCAGGAGGCGTGCGTGAAGCCGGCGATGCGACTGCTGAATACGTGCGCCGAGGGTCATACCGCCGTGCTGCATGTCATCTacgccctgctgctgcttcaacGCGATGCATTCCTTCCGTATCTAAAGAGCTTCTTTTTGCTGCCCCTGGACGCGGCCGATGTGCGGCACACTAAGCTACGCATCCTCTCCCGCCTGGTCACCCCAGCCACCTGGACAGAGGTGTCTCGGGAGTTCCGGTCCTACCTGCATCAGTacaacgacgccgccgtcgtggagGCGATTCAAGGGTTGGCGCAGGCTGTACAGCAGTACCCACCCTTCGCCGCACACACCGTCCGTCTCGTGACTCCGCTGCTCTCAAGTCGGACGAGCTCACCTGCTGTTGTCGCGGAGGCCGTAGCGGTGTTGCGTGTGCTCGTACTGCAGGGCACCGACCCGGTGTGCATCTCACGGCTTGCCTGCCAGCTGACACTTGACATTATGGATCAGCGAATCACGGAGTcttcggcggtggcgacaatTCTCTGGTTGACAGGCGAGAACATATCCAGGCACCCCTCcatggcagctgcggcgccggaCTGCTTCCGCGTGTTTGCAAAGCGCTTCGGTGGCCTCACTTCGGAGGTGAAGCGGCAGGTTCTCACCTTGGGCTGTAAAGTGTGGGTGCACTTGCAGGGCAACAGCGAGCTCTCGGAGCGCTTAAAACGGGTGTACCACTACGTTGCAGAGCTAGCCAAGTACGACGATGACTACATAATTCGGGACGAGGAGCGCCTCATTGAGGCGACGTTTGATCGGCAGAGCGACACATTTGCAGGTGTGCAgaccgcgctgctgcgcgaaaAGCCACTGCCAGACGTCAACGACCCCTACGCCGATCGAGCCGGCCTGGAGATTGGTACCTTTTCCCAGCTGCTAGGGTCGACAGTGCGTATCTATGACCCGCTGCCGACTTGGGCGACGGAAGCGACGGATGGGGCACTGCGCCGCTCCATCGAAGAGATGaacgcggctgccgccgcggtgaCCATGTTTGAGTCCACCTCCgatgaggaagagagcgGCAGCAATAGTAGCAGCGGTACAGAAGGAGATGAGagcaacgacagcgacggcgcagccTCGTCTTCCGACTCCTACGAGTACAGTTACAGGGGCTCCAGTGACGTGGGGGATGTGAGCGGCAAGTCGAGCTCCGCGtctggcggcgatgccgcggcTCTGTCcggcgcttcagcagcgcagaAGGTCGCCAGGGGTACCGGGACAGTGAAGGTGTCGCCACCCAAGTTCACGGTGAAGGTCACGATGCAGTCAGCTCCACCGCCCACTCTTCCTCCAGTGTTAGCACAGGTGACCGTGAAAGCGGCTGAAAAGACAGACGCCGTGCCTGCTGTCGTCCcagagctgccgccgtcgccagaGACGGTCATGGAGCTTCACTCGGCCGTAGAGGCGTAG
- a CDS encoding endonuclease/exonuclease protein-like protein, with amino-acid sequence MFLISWNVAGWSSTSQAIRESFGSIHDFFACTDADIICLQECKGTLAKLSASPVDMGASDLPLSRRPVVAPLERLEAQQKRRRLSGSVEGCASAVSSGGGGGGGGSNDGIDGWESFWSLSGKQHRGFNGVVTFARKGLTWRCDSQPFSEDEFNEEGRAVVTHHNAFVLVNVYVPNARGGARHTFKLRFLHALEKKMEQLRQDTGKPVILVGDLNMTYCAHDAAWSLRRIHLGTLLQLQAFAEVEGDTAWTAALPHLSKAAVKRVANMIANHLCAQAQEIAASMDSAATAASSSGTGVVSVDTEVNSSDNTIDREALQRLCALLPPRGSSGAGKGMHNYEAPPVSLRALYDVGFRCAYTSDFVKSSPCPHNSELYAVVHFCGLAPHSDASAEFMGRLLQLRLPVSSSAMPQRLPWTAATDVAARQAGISRVRMWDTFLLTREMIDAWSTAPADSPLIDLMLLREVERPRLRPYCPCPYTCWDQSRNRRLENEGTRLDYILVDSALLPAVVCRAETVNNVFAGVPERNLSASFAPGSSVDREDFFSELHGTRYRDGVMRAMANGAYPPAPFDGTGMPALCEQARELCFAGLPSTGLFVTPPQFSDHIGVGLLLDLAALGTESELLQRSGKVVEDHKCMYRPPVGLHTFFAAAATKKATASVAKPSVQREMAADGQGVREAEERVAGDKRAPDSCASLSSFNSSTNARTEPAVAKSRTEDGAVVARGDAEACIIDVDSL; translated from the coding sequence ATGTTCCTGATTAGCTGGAACGTGGCGGGGTGGTCATCCACTTCACAGGCGATTCGGGAGAGCTTTGGCAGCATTCATGACTTCTTTGCATGCACCGATGCAGACATAATTTGTCTTCAGGAGTGCAAAGGCACGCTTGCGAAGCTGAGCGCATCTCCGGTGGACATGGGGGCAAGCGATCTACCCCTGAGCCGCCGACCCGTTGTCGCCCCTCTAGAGCGGCTGGAGGCTCAACAGAAACGGCGACGGTTATCCGGGTCGGTCGAGGGTTGTGCATccgccgtcagcagcggcggcggtggcggtggtggtggtagcaACGACGGCATTGACGGCTGGGAGTCGTTCTGGTCCCTTAGCGGcaagcagcaccgcggctTCAACGGTGTCGTGACGTTTGCGCGGAAGGGCCTCACATGGCGATGCGACAGCCAGCCCTTTTCAGAGGATGAGTTCAATGAAGAGGGCCGCGCTGTGGTGACGCACCACAACGCCTTTGTGCTCGTGAACGTGTACGTGCCAAACGCTCGGGGCGGGGCCCGACACACCTTCAAGCTCCGTTTCCTGCATGCCTTGGAGAAGAagatggagcagctgcgccaggaTACAGGGAAGCCGGTCATCCTTGTCGGCGATCTGAATATGACGTATTgcgcgcacgacgccgcCTGGTCGCTGCGTCGCATCCACCTGGGCACTCTCCTGCAGTTGCAGGCGTTTGCCGAGGTCGAGGGAGACACCGCGTGGACTGCTGCGCTCCCTCATCTTTCAAAAGCAGCCGTGAAGCGAGTGGCAAACATGATCGCAAACCATTTGTGTGCTCAGGCGCAAGAGATAGCTGCGTCCATGGACAgcgctgccacggctgcgTCGTCTTCTGGCACTGGTGTTGTTTCCGTTGATACGGAGGTCAACTCCAGCGACAACACGATCGATCgggaagcgctgcagcggctctgCGCACTTCTCCCGCCGCGAGGCTCAAGCGGCGCTGGCAAGGGAATGCATAATTACGAGGCACCACCAGTGTCGCTGCGGGCCCTTTACGACGTCGGCTTTCGCTGCGCGTACACCTCCGATTTCGTGAAAAGTTCCCCGTGTCCCCACAACAGCGAGCTGTACGCAGTGGTGCACTTCTGCGGACTAGCCCCGCACTCAGATGCGTCGGCAGAGTTTATGGGCCGACTTCTCCAGCTACGCCTACCGGTGTCTTCCTCAGCAATGCCCCAGCGGCTGCCATGGACGGCGGCCACAGATGTGGCGGCTCGTCAAGCAGGGATTTCGCGAGTACGCATGTGGGACACTTTTCTGCTCACGAGAGAGATGATTGATGCATGGTCTACAGCTCCGGCGGACTCGCCACTGATTGAtctgatgctgctgcgcgaggtaGAGCGTCCAAGACTGCGACCCTACTGCCCGTGCCCGTACACGTGCTGGGATCAGTCACGCAACCGCCGTCTCGAAAACGAGGGCACGCGACTCGACTACATCCTCGTTGACTCCGCTCTGCTCCCTGCGGTGGTGTGCCGCGCAGAGACAGTCAACAACGTCTTTGCCGGAGTGCCAGAGCGGAACTTATCCGCGTCTTTTGCGCCAGGGTCATCGGTAGATCGAGAGGACTTTTTCAGCGAACTGCATGGTACGCGCTACCGGGATGGCGTAATGCGTGCGATGGCCAACGGCGCCTACCCACCGGCGCCCTTTGATGGTACCGGGATGCCGGCGCTCTGTGAGCAAGCGCGAGAGCTGTGCTTTGCCGGCTTGCCCTCTACCGGTCTCTTTGTCACTCCACCGCAGTTTAGCGATCACATTGGAGTGGGCCTGCTCCTAGACTTGGCTGCGCTCGGCACCGAGAGCGAGCTACTCCAGCGTTCCGGCAAGGTGGTCGAGGACCACAAGTGTATGTATCGACCACCCGTCGGGCTGCACACCTTctttgccgccgcggccaccaAGAAGGCGACGGCCTCCGTCGCCAAGCCGTCTgtacagagagagatggcTGCCGATGGGCAAGGCgtgcgcgaggcggaggaaaGAGTAGCTGGAGACAAGAGAGCTCCCGACAGCTGCGCATCGCTTTCTTCCTTCAACTCTAGCACGAACGCGAGGACCGAGCCAGCGGTAGCCAAGTCTCGCACTGAAGACGGTGCCGTCGTTGCCCGTGGCGACGCAGAGGCGTGTATCATCGATGTGGATTCGCTGTGA